Within Actinoplanes sp. L3-i22, the genomic segment TGGGACCCCGAGGATCTGGCCGTGGCCCAGGGCAGGTACCCGACGCCGGAGAACATCGCCCGGGCCCGCGCCGAGCTCGACCGCGACGGCGCCGCCGCGATCGAGCGCACCGTTCCCTAGCAGGGATTACGCACAGTGTCCGGCTCAGCCGAGCCGGACCGTGCGGCCCTCCGCGATCGCCTGATCGGCAGCGGCCAGGACCGTCGTCACCCGCACCCCGAACTCGATGTCGACCGGTGATTTCGGGCCGCCCGCGGCGGCCACCAGCAGCTGGTCGACCGCCTTGCCGAACATCTCGACGGCGTCGAACTCGACATCCGGGACCGGCCGCACGCCGGCCGCACCGGCGAACTCGCCGGACTGCCGGGCCGCCGCCGCCGGGGCGTCCACCGAAAGGGTGAGCCTGCTGATCGCGCCACCTTCGTGGCGCAGCACCACCGCGGTCAGGTCGTGCTCGCCGGCCAGGCCGGTGACCTCGGTCACCGGGCCGAGCACCGGCAGGACCAGGGACAGCGCGTGCGGGCCGACGTCCCAGAGACCGCCGCGCTCACGCCGCCACGCCGAGGCGCCGAACGGGTTGTCCGGCGTGAAGATCGAGCCCAGGTGGTCGATCCGGGCCTCGGTCCAGCCACCCGCGGCGATCGCCTCGGCCAGGAACGCCTCGTTCTCCGGCACGAAGCGCCGGGTGAAGAAGACCACCGACGCCACGTCGCCGGCCGCGACGGCCGAGGCCAATTCAAGAGCCTCTTCGGTACGGAGGGAGACCGGCTTGTCCAGCACGAGGTGCCGTCCGGCGCGCGCCGCGCGGATCGCGATCGGCGCCTGCACGTCCGGCGGCAGCGCGATCGCCACCGCGTCCACGTCCGCGATCAACTCGTCCTGGTCCGCGTAGGCCCGGGTCCCGTGCTTGGCGGCCAGTTCCCCGGCCTTGTCCGGGTTCCGC encodes:
- a CDS encoding Gfo/Idh/MocA family protein — translated: MRFGLFGTGPWAHMVHSEALARHPEVEFVGVWGRNPDKAGELAAKHGTRAYADQDELIADVDAVAIALPPDVQAPIAIRAARAGRHLVLDKPVSLRTEEALELASAVAAGDVASVVFFTRRFVPENEAFLAEAIAAGGWTEARIDHLGSIFTPDNPFGASAWRRERGGLWDVGPHALSLVLPVLGPVTEVTGLAGEHDLTAVVLRHEGGAISRLTLSVDAPAAAARQSGEFAGAAGVRPVPDVEFDAVEMFGKAVDQLLVAAAGGPKSPVDIEFGVRVTTVLAAADQAIAEGRTVRLG